One genomic window of Paeniglutamicibacter sp. Y32M11 includes the following:
- a CDS encoding nitronate monooxygenase family protein has translation MPELPEKLSTSTHRNDSLQDALGFTEPIFNASMAGAAGGALAAAVSAAGGFGMLGLGGNVTAEWIDREASLAAAAGHKWGAGLMAWVLEGSLDPLRQVLAHNPAFVCISFGEPGPAAALAHDSGALVGMQVGNAADLSRALEEDIDVVICRGNEGGGHGRNEVSTLPLLQLALEQTSKPVIAAGGLATSRGVAAVLGAGASAAWIGTRFAAANESMSQHNIKEAIGAAGVDDTVYTRAFDIAQRIAWPSEFGGRALRNNFSDAWAERIEDLSAAVAVDETLTNSVNAARDKADPTLAPVYAGQSAGLSTVGQSAAEIIADLSAFRAVLQEAAHRWDRPGTA, from the coding sequence ATGCCTGAACTTCCAGAAAAGCTCTCCACCAGCACACACCGGAATGACTCACTACAGGATGCGCTCGGTTTCACCGAGCCGATCTTTAACGCTTCCATGGCCGGGGCCGCCGGCGGAGCACTTGCCGCTGCTGTTTCGGCGGCTGGCGGGTTCGGCATGCTCGGCCTCGGAGGGAATGTCACCGCGGAGTGGATCGATCGGGAAGCTTCGCTAGCGGCCGCCGCCGGACATAAATGGGGGGCTGGGCTCATGGCATGGGTATTGGAAGGCTCCTTGGATCCGCTACGCCAGGTGCTAGCCCACAATCCTGCCTTTGTCTGCATCAGTTTTGGGGAGCCTGGCCCGGCCGCGGCACTGGCCCATGACTCCGGTGCGCTGGTAGGTATGCAGGTCGGAAATGCGGCCGATCTGTCCCGCGCCTTAGAAGAGGACATCGATGTAGTGATCTGCCGTGGCAATGAGGGCGGCGGACACGGGCGCAACGAGGTCTCCACACTCCCCTTACTCCAGCTCGCATTGGAGCAGACCAGCAAGCCGGTCATAGCTGCCGGCGGACTGGCCACTTCCAGAGGAGTTGCGGCAGTGCTGGGCGCTGGCGCATCTGCCGCTTGGATCGGCACACGCTTTGCTGCCGCCAACGAATCCATGAGTCAGCACAATATCAAGGAGGCAATCGGAGCGGCAGGAGTGGATGACACCGTATATACACGGGCCTTTGATATTGCCCAACGCATCGCGTGGCCCTCGGAATTCGGTGGGAGAGCCCTCCGCAACAATTTCAGTGACGCGTGGGCCGAGCGCATTGAGGACCTCAGTGCCGCGGTTGCCGTTGATGAGACACTCACCAACTCCGTTAATGCCGCCCGCGACAAGGCTGACCCAACACTGGCTCCGGTATATGCCGGCCAGTCGGCCGGGCTCTCAACGGTAGGGCAGAGCGCCGCGGAGATCATCGCGGACCTTTCGGCCTTCCGCGCGGTACTCCAGGAGGCGGCGCACCGTTGGGATCGCCCCGGCACCGCCTAA
- a CDS encoding IS1249 family transposase gives MNGSGKSKQCEVCGSALKRNGKTSVGTQRWRCIHCGASSVKKRPDLKRRAELNLFLQWILGKQSQASYNPGTGRTLRHNTQWCWAIEPSLAPTGEVHLQIQMDGIYLGRGWCCLIAIANGKTIGWQWCDSEKRVAWIALLEQFPAPRVVIIDGGSGLAAALSQAWPETRVQRCLVHVQRNVRTYLTLRPRTDAGRALRRISLALTRIKTREHATQWMQALQEWHHTFGDVIKERTYPAGPGGHRPKGVKPTQTWWYTHTRLRSAYKLLERLVRSGELFTYLEPEFDGLAIASTTNHIEGGVNTQLRALLRGHRGMPPAHAKRAVEWWLYSHSEKPTEPHTLIRPEHLNTKPVKKQIQEETIGPELIGTALTEAEGLWVRKGWAGRPC, from the coding sequence GTGAATGGTTCTGGAAAATCGAAGCAATGTGAAGTATGCGGATCTGCCCTGAAACGCAATGGAAAGACCTCAGTCGGAACCCAACGCTGGAGGTGCATCCACTGCGGGGCCAGCAGTGTCAAGAAGCGCCCTGACCTGAAACGTCGAGCCGAGCTAAACCTGTTCCTCCAATGGATCTTGGGGAAACAGTCCCAGGCCTCCTACAACCCCGGCACGGGTAGAACCCTCCGACATAACACCCAGTGGTGTTGGGCGATCGAACCATCCCTAGCGCCCACCGGCGAAGTCCACCTGCAGATCCAAATGGACGGCATCTATCTAGGACGTGGGTGGTGTTGCCTGATCGCGATTGCCAACGGCAAAACCATTGGCTGGCAGTGGTGCGATAGTGAAAAGAGGGTGGCCTGGATAGCGTTGCTGGAACAGTTCCCAGCACCCCGGGTCGTGATCATTGACGGTGGCTCTGGGCTAGCGGCAGCACTGTCGCAAGCGTGGCCAGAGACTCGCGTTCAACGCTGCCTGGTCCATGTCCAACGCAACGTGCGCACTTATCTGACCCTGCGACCACGAACGGACGCGGGAAGAGCCCTTCGGCGAATTTCCCTTGCCCTGACACGCATCAAGACCCGAGAACACGCCACCCAGTGGATGCAAGCGCTGCAGGAATGGCACCACACCTTCGGGGACGTGATCAAGGAACGCACCTACCCGGCGGGACCTGGCGGCCACCGGCCCAAAGGTGTGAAGCCCACCCAAACCTGGTGGTACACCCACACTCGCCTACGTTCGGCCTACAAACTCCTCGAACGGCTGGTGCGCAGTGGTGAGCTCTTCACCTACCTGGAGCCAGAATTTGATGGGCTGGCCATCGCTTCGACAACCAACCACATCGAGGGCGGCGTTAACACTCAGCTCCGTGCGCTGCTGCGCGGGCACCGTGGCATGCCGCCGGCCCATGCGAAACGGGCGGTCGAATGGTGGCTCTACTCCCACAGTGAGAAACCAACTGAACCGCACACTCTCATCCGGCCTGAACACCTCAACACGAAACCAGTGAAGAAGCAGATCCAGGAGGAAACGATTGGGCCGGAACTCATCGGCACCGCACTGACTGAAGCCGAAGGGCTCTGGGTCAGAAAAGGATGGGCCGGCAGACCCTGCTGA
- a CDS encoding IS1249 family transposase has protein sequence MNGSRKSKHCDVCGSRLKRNGKTTAGTQRWRCINCGASSVRKRHDLARKAELDQFVQWLMGKDSQAEIGPGGGRTFRRSTQWCWNIEPTLAVTGEIHGQVQMDGIYLGRGWCCLIAIANGHVIGWQWCDTEKSAAWLALMELIPAPRAVVIDGGSGLASALSRAWPETRIQRCLVHVQRNVRTYLTLRPRTDAGRALRRISLALTRLKTTEEAAAWVQVLNQWNTEHGDLIKQRSYQQGPAGFRPAGVRSNQAWWYTHDRLRKAYRLMERLAKNGHLFTYLHPELIDVGVDSTTNKIEGGVNTHLRALLRNHRGMPPAHAKRAVEWWLYTHSEKPAAPHTLIRPEHLKPAPKAIHEEEQIGPETLGTGFSPEEGLWAYRPKSVSARGLLPNDGAVERGFLYL, from the coding sequence GTGAATGGTTCTAGAAAATCGAAGCACTGTGATGTATGCGGATCTCGGCTGAAACGCAATGGAAAGACGACCGCAGGGACCCAACGCTGGAGATGCATTAACTGCGGCGCCAGCAGCGTCCGCAAACGTCACGACCTAGCCCGCAAAGCCGAACTGGACCAATTCGTGCAGTGGCTCATGGGCAAGGATTCCCAAGCAGAGATCGGACCCGGTGGCGGTCGAACCTTCCGTCGCTCCACGCAGTGGTGCTGGAACATTGAACCCACCCTCGCGGTGACCGGAGAGATCCACGGCCAAGTCCAGATGGACGGCATCTACCTAGGTCGGGGATGGTGCTGCCTGATAGCAATCGCCAACGGGCACGTCATCGGCTGGCAGTGGTGCGACACCGAAAAGTCGGCAGCCTGGCTGGCGCTGATGGAACTGATCCCGGCCCCGCGCGCGGTGGTCATCGACGGCGGATCGGGGCTGGCCTCAGCCCTGTCTCGGGCGTGGCCCGAGACCAGAATCCAGCGCTGCCTCGTCCATGTCCAGCGCAACGTTCGCACCTACCTGACGTTGCGGCCTCGCACCGATGCCGGGCGGGCCCTGCGTCGTATCTCCCTAGCGCTGACGCGGCTGAAGACCACCGAAGAGGCCGCCGCCTGGGTCCAAGTGCTGAACCAGTGGAATACCGAACACGGGGACCTGATCAAGCAACGCTCCTACCAACAGGGGCCCGCAGGCTTCCGGCCGGCCGGGGTCCGTTCAAACCAAGCCTGGTGGTACACGCACGACCGGCTGCGCAAGGCCTACCGACTGATGGAACGTCTGGCTAAGAATGGGCACCTATTCACGTACCTGCATCCTGAACTCATCGACGTTGGTGTCGACTCGACGACCAACAAGATTGAGGGTGGGGTCAACACTCACCTGCGCGCCTTGTTGCGCAACCACCGTGGGATGCCTCCAGCCCATGCCAAACGCGCCGTCGAATGGTGGCTCTACACTCACAGCGAGAAACCTGCCGCGCCGCACACTCTCATCCGTCCCGAACATCTGAAGCCGGCACCCAAGGCAATACATGAGGAAGAACAGATCGGACCCGAAACGTTGGGCACGGGATTCAGTCCGGAGGAAGGTCTTTGGGCGTATAGGCCGAAAAGTGTGTCCGCGAGGGGCCTGCTTCCCAACGATGGCGCAGTAGAACGAGGTTTCTTATACCTTTGA
- the istA gene encoding IS21 family transposase: protein MVRRIKAKLILKLRADGLSGRAISTSLGASRRSITTVLEAAEQRNISWDEVREKSENEVYALLFPGRGDHQSVFAQPDWSAIHHELAKVGVTLKLLHGEYLDAQAGSGQAVMGYDRFCKVYQRFVLESHATSRVQHKAGMSIEVDWSGPTMELVDPLTGQRNKVYLFVACLPFSRYAFVEATLDMKQESWLRAHVAMFEAFGGSVPRIVPDNLKTGVIKHPAEGEIVLNDSYRHLAAHYAAAVLPGRVRAPKDKASVENTVSHVASWVIAGLRKTTFGSLGQLRAAIRERVEAYNQEPFQKRAGSRKSVFWAEEQPLMNPLPAVSYEISTWVYGRKVARNSYVSWQKNYYSVPIINIGATVDLRLTESVLEVYRNHERITSHRLMATEALNQYRTNDSDIPPDRQWQHWDTQRVTDWASRTGPCTLNVVERIFESVQVKEQGFNAALAVLRLSRRYGPARLEAVCRIALQSQIRSPRYAHLRPLLETGQDKILSTQPELFNNEGGYVRGSDYYAGGTR, encoded by the coding sequence ATGGTACGTAGGATCAAGGCGAAGCTTATTCTCAAGCTCCGCGCAGACGGACTCTCCGGTCGAGCAATCTCCACCTCGCTCGGGGCTTCGAGACGAAGCATCACAACAGTTCTCGAAGCGGCAGAGCAACGAAACATCAGCTGGGATGAAGTTCGGGAGAAGTCCGAGAACGAGGTGTACGCGCTGCTGTTCCCGGGCCGCGGTGACCACCAGAGCGTTTTCGCCCAGCCAGACTGGAGCGCCATCCACCATGAACTGGCCAAAGTCGGCGTGACATTGAAGCTTTTGCATGGCGAATACCTTGACGCCCAGGCCGGGTCCGGGCAGGCAGTCATGGGTTACGACCGTTTCTGCAAGGTGTATCAACGTTTTGTCCTAGAATCGCACGCAACCTCCCGGGTGCAGCACAAGGCCGGAATGAGCATCGAAGTGGACTGGTCTGGTCCCACCATGGAACTGGTGGATCCACTCACCGGCCAGAGGAACAAGGTCTACTTGTTCGTAGCCTGTCTGCCGTTCAGCCGCTACGCCTTCGTGGAAGCGACCTTGGATATGAAGCAAGAGAGCTGGCTACGTGCCCACGTAGCAATGTTCGAGGCATTCGGCGGTTCTGTGCCACGCATCGTGCCGGACAATTTGAAGACCGGCGTGATCAAACACCCCGCCGAGGGCGAGATCGTGCTCAACGATTCCTACCGCCATCTGGCCGCCCACTACGCGGCGGCGGTATTGCCGGGACGCGTCAGGGCTCCGAAGGATAAAGCCAGCGTGGAAAACACCGTGAGCCACGTGGCCTCGTGGGTGATCGCCGGACTGCGGAAAACCACCTTCGGATCGCTGGGACAGTTGAGGGCAGCAATCCGGGAACGTGTCGAGGCCTATAACCAGGAGCCCTTCCAGAAACGTGCCGGGTCCCGAAAATCGGTGTTCTGGGCCGAAGAGCAGCCCTTAATGAATCCATTACCGGCGGTCAGTTATGAGATCAGCACCTGGGTTTACGGGCGGAAAGTCGCCAGAAACAGCTACGTTTCGTGGCAGAAGAACTACTACTCGGTCCCGATTATCAACATCGGTGCCACCGTGGATCTGCGGCTGACCGAGTCGGTATTGGAGGTCTATCGGAACCACGAACGGATCACCAGCCACCGACTGATGGCGACGGAAGCGCTGAACCAGTATCGGACCAACGATTCCGATATTCCGCCGGATCGTCAGTGGCAGCATTGGGACACTCAACGGGTCACGGACTGGGCTTCGCGCACCGGACCGTGCACGCTGAATGTGGTTGAGCGAATCTTCGAATCCGTGCAGGTCAAGGAGCAGGGCTTCAACGCCGCTTTGGCGGTGCTGCGCCTGAGCCGGCGCTACGGCCCAGCCCGGCTGGAGGCGGTCTGCAGGATTGCGTTGCAAAGCCAGATTCGCTCACCGCGCTACGCCCATCTGCGTCCCTTGCTGGAAACCGGCCAAGACAAGATCCTCAGCACGCAGCCCGAGCTATTCAACAACGAAGGCGGCTACGTGCGCGGCAGCGACTACTACGCTGGAGGCACCCGATGA
- a CDS encoding ATP-binding protein: MSSLDIETKRKLREMNANDMLHAFEAQDESMSMALSFEERIRLIVDEAHSAFTTSKVGGLISRAKLRYPNADLRQVDLVEERGLNRNMLASIGSCAFIDQNQNVVFQGFTGSGKSYLGCALAKQACRNSIRTQYVRMPDLEEEWVQAQDKPLGSAKFLKKYGSFTMLVIDEWLLDRPSGDFLRMLLELMERRYGSASTVFCTQYQQKDWHQRLGSGVHADAIMDRIIHNTIWIETGSYNMREKIGAVQE, translated from the coding sequence ATGAGCTCACTGGATATCGAGACCAAGCGGAAGCTTCGGGAAATGAACGCCAACGATATGCTCCACGCTTTTGAAGCCCAAGACGAATCCATGAGCATGGCGCTGAGCTTCGAAGAACGGATACGACTCATCGTCGACGAAGCGCATTCGGCGTTCACCACCTCAAAGGTCGGCGGATTGATCAGTCGCGCTAAGTTGCGTTACCCCAACGCCGATCTGCGGCAGGTGGACTTGGTTGAGGAACGCGGGCTGAACCGCAATATGCTCGCCAGTATTGGGAGTTGCGCATTCATTGACCAGAACCAGAACGTGGTCTTCCAAGGATTTACCGGTTCCGGAAAGTCTTATCTTGGGTGCGCGTTGGCGAAGCAGGCCTGCCGTAACAGCATTCGCACGCAATACGTGCGCATGCCAGATCTCGAGGAGGAATGGGTCCAAGCCCAGGACAAGCCGTTGGGTTCGGCGAAGTTCCTGAAAAAGTATGGGTCCTTCACGATGTTGGTCATCGATGAGTGGTTATTGGACCGTCCCAGCGGTGACTTCCTGCGCATGCTTCTGGAACTCATGGAACGGCGCTACGGATCGGCGTCAACGGTTTTCTGCACGCAGTATCAGCAGAAGGACTGGCACCAACGGCTCGGGTCCGGCGTGCACGCCGACGCGATCATGGACCGGATCATCCACAACACCATTTGGATCGAGACCGGAAGCTACAACATGAGAGAGAAGATCGGCGCCGTTCAGGAATAG
- a CDS encoding M13 family metallopeptidase produces MSTDSSIATNSAEPTAGVNHRDNNVRAQDDLYRHANGAWLSTAQIPADQGSYGSFMALRDDSEAAVKAIIEDAQANSKADDGSVDERKKRIANLYSSFMDEERIEANGVDPIREDLAAIYATESITELIKLSGSFYRRGVSGFIQAGASSDAGSPERNLLTLMQGGLGLPDESYYREEQFAELLREYQEHLGRLLALGELTDTEAAAADVVALETLLASHHWDRVKCRDAQARYNLLTAEGLFEDIPSLASWLDGAGIEPKYFAEVDVWQPSYLKGLEDVLNSQPLATWQHWLAVQLIRSNAPYLSSAFVDENFSFYSAKLSGVQALRERWKRGVAFTEGAVGEDIGQLYVAAHFPQRSKDLMEALVTNLIDAYRLSIGELTWMSPETKSKALEKLAMFRSKIGYPNEWIDYSSLSTVADNVITNIAAANEFEFLRELKKIEDGVDRELWFMYPQTVNAYYHPLLNEIAFPAAILRTPFFGADRDAASNYGAIGAVIGHEIGHGFDDQGSQFDGTGELKNWWTDADREAFESLTGRLVEQYDALVPSEAPDHHVNGKLTLGENIGDLGGLSIAYTAYKLDLAARGLDADEVIDGLNGDQRFFYSWAEAWRTLTRQETMITRITTDPHSPGEFRCNQVPKNMDAFHEAFGTKPGDGMWLDPEDRVRIW; encoded by the coding sequence ATGAGCACCGATTCGTCAATTGCCACCAACTCCGCAGAGCCAACCGCTGGAGTGAACCACCGCGACAATAATGTGCGCGCGCAGGATGACTTGTACAGGCACGCCAACGGAGCCTGGCTCTCAACAGCACAGATCCCTGCCGATCAGGGGAGCTACGGTTCGTTCATGGCCCTGCGCGATGATTCCGAGGCAGCGGTCAAAGCGATCATTGAAGACGCTCAAGCGAACAGCAAGGCTGACGACGGATCTGTTGACGAACGCAAGAAGCGCATCGCAAATCTGTATTCAAGTTTCATGGATGAGGAGCGCATCGAGGCAAACGGGGTAGATCCGATCCGCGAAGACCTTGCCGCTATCTACGCCACCGAGTCCATTACCGAGCTCATTAAGCTCAGCGGATCGTTTTACCGTCGCGGCGTTTCCGGCTTTATCCAGGCCGGAGCCAGTTCTGATGCTGGATCGCCAGAGCGCAACCTGCTGACCCTCATGCAGGGCGGATTGGGTCTGCCCGACGAGTCCTACTATCGCGAAGAGCAGTTCGCCGAACTCCTTCGTGAGTACCAGGAGCATCTAGGCCGGCTGCTGGCGCTTGGCGAGCTCACCGATACCGAGGCTGCCGCGGCTGACGTCGTGGCCCTAGAAACCCTCCTGGCGTCCCATCACTGGGACCGTGTGAAGTGCCGCGACGCCCAGGCCCGCTACAACCTCTTGACCGCAGAGGGATTGTTTGAAGATATTCCGTCCCTTGCCAGTTGGTTGGACGGCGCCGGCATCGAACCGAAGTACTTCGCCGAGGTCGACGTATGGCAGCCAAGCTACCTCAAGGGCCTCGAAGATGTGCTCAATTCCCAGCCACTAGCTACCTGGCAGCATTGGCTGGCCGTGCAGCTGATCCGTTCGAATGCTCCCTACCTGTCCAGCGCCTTTGTTGATGAGAACTTCTCGTTCTACTCGGCCAAGCTTTCCGGCGTTCAGGCATTGCGTGAACGCTGGAAGCGAGGAGTAGCTTTCACCGAAGGCGCAGTTGGCGAAGACATCGGTCAGCTGTATGTTGCTGCCCACTTCCCGCAACGCAGTAAGGACCTGATGGAAGCCTTGGTGACTAACCTCATTGATGCCTACCGACTTTCCATCGGCGAGCTGACGTGGATGAGTCCGGAAACGAAGAGCAAGGCCCTTGAGAAGCTCGCGATGTTCCGCTCGAAGATCGGCTACCCCAACGAGTGGATCGACTACTCGTCGCTATCCACCGTTGCTGACAATGTCATTACCAACATTGCGGCGGCCAACGAATTCGAGTTCCTGCGCGAATTGAAGAAGATCGAAGATGGTGTGGACCGTGAGCTGTGGTTTATGTACCCACAGACGGTCAACGCCTATTACCACCCGCTGCTGAATGAAATCGCGTTCCCTGCGGCAATTCTTCGCACTCCCTTCTTTGGCGCGGATCGTGACGCGGCATCTAACTACGGTGCCATCGGCGCAGTGATTGGACACGAGATCGGGCATGGTTTTGACGATCAGGGTTCCCAGTTCGACGGCACCGGAGAGCTGAAGAACTGGTGGACCGATGCGGACCGCGAAGCATTTGAGTCTCTGACCGGAAGGCTTGTTGAGCAGTACGACGCCTTGGTCCCCTCCGAGGCTCCCGATCACCATGTCAACGGCAAGCTCACCCTCGGTGAGAATATCGGTGACCTGGGTGGGCTGAGCATCGCCTACACGGCCTACAAACTCGATCTGGCCGCACGTGGCCTGGACGCCGACGAAGTGATTGACGGACTCAACGGCGACCAGCGGTTCTTCTACTCGTGGGCGGAAGCCTGGCGTACGCTGACGCGACAGGAAACCATGATCACCCGCATCACCACCGATCCGCACTCACCCGGTGAATTCCGTTGTAATCAGGTGCCAAAGAACATGGACGCGTTCCACGAGGCATTTGGCACTAAGCCAGGGGACGGCATGTGGTTGGACCCGGAGGATCGCGTCAGGATCTGGTAG
- a CDS encoding alpha/beta fold hydrolase codes for MNERILPTSDGGSLALYSYGASDAPGHRRILVVGGAFLTAMIYRPFAAALSKRLGDEWTLDVYDRRGRGNSTDQPPDYSMDTEISDVALMLNHTGAQSLFGHSLGGAVVLNAVRSFIDPQETATGPVPKRLAVYDPAINLDTAIDTKWLRAFSDDVAAGRNSRALARLERGMKFSATLSRVPEPILAALLAGTSRTKTGKLARTLLPSGVGELRAALEESRPANSFAILPKNTHFMAGSKSAAYFRTTALKLHEVVPGSTHLETPKGIHGSVPAAFGTLLDDIGDYFTQSES; via the coding sequence ATGAACGAACGCATTCTTCCGACCAGTGACGGCGGATCCCTCGCACTTTATTCCTACGGAGCCTCCGACGCGCCCGGACACCGCCGGATTCTAGTGGTTGGCGGCGCTTTCTTGACCGCGATGATCTACCGGCCGTTCGCTGCCGCACTGAGCAAGCGGCTGGGTGATGAATGGACCTTAGATGTTTATGACCGTCGTGGTCGCGGAAATTCCACCGATCAGCCCCCTGATTACTCCATGGATACCGAGATCTCCGATGTTGCTCTTATGCTCAATCACACAGGCGCCCAGTCCCTGTTCGGCCATTCCCTCGGTGGCGCGGTGGTGCTCAACGCGGTTCGAAGCTTCATAGATCCCCAGGAAACCGCCACCGGCCCGGTCCCGAAACGCCTCGCCGTCTACGACCCTGCGATCAACCTCGATACCGCCATCGATACGAAATGGTTAAGGGCGTTCTCCGACGACGTTGCCGCCGGACGCAATAGCCGGGCGCTGGCCCGCTTGGAAAGGGGCATGAAGTTTTCCGCGACACTCAGCCGCGTCCCCGAACCAATCCTGGCCGCGCTATTGGCAGGAACTTCACGAACCAAAACGGGAAAGTTGGCACGCACGCTGCTGCCCAGCGGCGTGGGCGAATTGCGGGCGGCACTCGAGGAGTCGCGGCCGGCGAACAGCTTCGCCATTCTTCCGAAAAACACCCATTTTATGGCTGGTTCTAAAAGCGCGGCATACTTCCGTACCACCGCGCTGAAGCTCCATGAGGTCGTTCCCGGATCCACCCACTTGGAAACCCCGAAGGGCATACACGGGTCCGTGCCAGCCGCATTCGGCACGTTACTTGATGACATTGGGGACTACTTCACGCAGTCGGAGTCCTGA
- the lysS gene encoding lysine--tRNA ligase has translation MDKRAALLARGAEAYPVGVARTHSLHEIRELFPELEPDSTTGLQVGVVGRIVFQRNTGKLCFATLQEGGPEGAGTRLQAMLSLANVGEEKLADWKALVDLGDHVLITGEVIASRRGELSIMATDWQMASKALRPLPVLHAELNEETRVRQRYADLIVRDEAREMVYKRAAIIRAVRDTLHARDYVEVETPILQLVHGGASARPFETHLNAFDQPMTLRIALELYLKRAVVGGIDRVFEVGRIFRNEGVDSTHSPEFTMLECYEAYADQFVMADRIKEVILNAADAVGAGRQIETAKGTINLDGDWAWLGVYPGLSAGVGQEITPDTDAETLRSIAAKHGVKVDPKWESEKLVIELFGEIVEPTLIDPTFVYDYPPAAQPLARPHRSKPGVIEAWDLIIGGMERGTAFSELIDPVIQRDRLTAQSLMAAGGDDEAMQLDEDFLRALEYGAPPMGGIGLGIDRIVMLFSDTGIRETILFPLLKPEA, from the coding sequence ATGGATAAGCGCGCCGCATTGTTGGCTCGCGGAGCTGAAGCCTACCCGGTGGGCGTAGCGCGTACACACTCGCTGCACGAGATCCGAGAGCTATTCCCCGAGCTTGAGCCTGACTCCACCACGGGGCTCCAGGTAGGCGTCGTGGGACGAATCGTGTTCCAGCGCAACACCGGAAAGCTGTGCTTCGCCACCCTGCAGGAAGGCGGCCCCGAAGGCGCCGGTACCCGGCTGCAGGCCATGCTATCGCTGGCCAACGTCGGCGAAGAGAAACTCGCGGACTGGAAGGCCCTGGTCGACCTCGGTGACCACGTCCTGATCACGGGCGAAGTAATTGCCTCACGTCGTGGTGAACTGTCGATCATGGCGACCGACTGGCAGATGGCCTCGAAGGCGCTGCGCCCGTTGCCGGTGCTTCACGCCGAACTCAACGAGGAAACTCGCGTTCGCCAGCGCTACGCAGACTTGATCGTTCGCGACGAAGCCAGAGAAATGGTTTACAAGCGCGCAGCCATTATCCGTGCAGTGCGAGACACCTTGCACGCACGCGACTACGTCGAAGTTGAAACCCCGATCCTGCAGCTGGTCCACGGTGGCGCTTCCGCTCGCCCCTTTGAGACCCATCTGAATGCATTTGACCAGCCGATGACGCTGCGCATTGCCCTGGAGCTATATCTCAAGCGCGCGGTCGTTGGCGGAATTGACCGGGTCTTTGAAGTCGGACGTATCTTCCGTAACGAAGGCGTGGACTCCACGCACTCCCCGGAATTCACAATGCTGGAATGCTACGAAGCCTATGCAGATCAATTTGTGATGGCGGACCGCATCAAGGAAGTCATCCTTAATGCAGCGGATGCTGTCGGTGCTGGACGCCAGATTGAGACCGCCAAGGGCACCATCAACCTTGACGGAGATTGGGCTTGGTTGGGTGTCTACCCGGGTCTTTCCGCAGGTGTTGGGCAGGAGATTACTCCCGATACAGATGCCGAAACTCTTCGTTCAATTGCCGCAAAACATGGTGTGAAAGTTGATCCAAAGTGGGAGTCGGAAAAACTAGTCATTGAATTGTTTGGTGAAATTGTTGAGCCGACGCTTATTGATCCCACCTTTGTCTACGATTACCCACCCGCTGCTCAGCCGTTGGCCCGCCCGCACCGGAGCAAGCCTGGTGTCATCGAAGCCTGGGACCTGATTATTGGTGGCATGGAGCGAGGCACGGCATTCTCCGAGCTTATTGATCCTGTTATCCAGCGCGATCGCCTCACCGCGCAGTCCTTAATGGCAGCAGGTGGGGACGATGAAGCCATGCAATTGGATGAAGATTTCCTGCGGGCCCTAGAGTATGGCGCCCCGCCAATGGGCGGTATTGGATTGGGCATTGATCGTATCGTGATGCTCTTTTCGGACACGGGAATCCGCGAAACCATCCTCTTCCCATTGCTCAAGCCGGAGGCCTAA
- a CDS encoding Lsr2 family protein → MARQVQIALIDDIDGSEASESVVFGLGGQHYEIDLNEEHAAEFREAFKPYIKVARTSKQFTPKEAPAIRAWAKDNNVKVNARGRLQADVIAAYHAAMAKKSRSKSK, encoded by the coding sequence ATGGCCCGTCAGGTCCAAATTGCTTTGATCGATGATATTGATGGATCGGAAGCGTCGGAATCCGTCGTCTTTGGTCTAGGTGGACAGCATTACGAAATTGACCTCAACGAAGAGCATGCTGCGGAATTCCGTGAAGCATTTAAGCCTTACATCAAGGTTGCTCGTACTTCGAAGCAGTTCACCCCCAAGGAGGCTCCGGCCATCCGCGCTTGGGCCAAGGACAATAACGTCAAGGTGAACGCCCGCGGGCGTTTGCAGGCTGATGTCATTGCTGCGTACCACGCTGCAATGGCCAAGAAGTCGCGCTCGAAGTCCAAGTAA